The DNA window TAAGAACTCATAGGCTGTGCTTTCATCTTTTTCTATTAAATTATGTAAAATATCGCGACTGATTTTTATTATTTTGGATCCATTTTTAATTACTTTTGCTTGATAAGTGCTGTTGAAACTTTTATCCATTAGTGCTGCTTCAGCAAAGTACTGGCCGTTTTCTACATGGCTTGTTAGACTTTTATGAATTAAATGGATTTCTCCTTCAATTAAAACATACATACTTGAAGGAGAGTCTCCGTAGTCAAATAAAACGGTGTCTTTTGCTTTTATATTGAAACCACATACTGAACTTAAAGTGTGAATTTGTTTTTGTTTAAGTTGGGTAGAGGGTAGGTACTCAATTTTTGCTTTGACATACGGCGTACCGGCGTAATGTTGATATAAAATGTGCTTGAGTTCTTGGTACTGAAAGCTGAGAGACTTCCAAAAATACCATAAAAAATGCATGGCCAAAGGTTTATTTCTAGAAAAAATTAA is part of the bacterium genome and encodes:
- a CDS encoding cyclic nucleotide-binding domain-containing protein, with translation LIFSRNKPLAMHFLWYFWKSLSFQYQELKHILYQHYAGTPYVKAKIEYLPSTQLKQKQIHTLSSVCGFNIKAKDTVLFDYGDSPSSMYVLIEGEIHLIHKSLTSHVENGQYFAEAALMDKSFNSTYQAKVIKNGSKIIKISRDILHNLIEKDESTAYEFLSIVCKMFAYKLQTLKKLA